The Oxalobacteraceae bacterium OTU3CINTB1 genome includes a window with the following:
- a CDS encoding discoidin domain-containing protein, with product MLDDFSSVDAWQAQASDGVQSTASAADGGLRLDFDFAGKGGYAFVRRALPLDLPENYEISFYVRADAPVNHFEFKMTDASGDNVWWFPQQNYSFPKEWQLVRIKKRQVLFAWGPTKDRDLKRADRIEFVVSAGSGGGKGSVYVKQLTMRALPRVPDTWPKPVAQASSHLAGGAAALAVDGDAGTRRVGTKSKSEPQRLTIDLGSEREFGGLVLHWQGRRYASNYDIELSSDGRQWRLARRVVAGNGGDDPLRLAESEARYIRLVLRDGPSSAYALAEVELKDLAWGATPNQFLEGVARGAQRGFYPRGFSGQQPYWTLVGVDGGGDHSALISEDGALEAKQGGYSVEPFVRDGNRLVTWADVKVSQSLQDGYLPVPSVLWRHPDWTLSITAAADGTPASSQLLAKYELKNFGATARRMQLVLAVRPFQVNAPRQFLNTPGGFSAIHDLRWDGKTITINGDSKIHPLQAPAGVALSSFDGGLLPGASPAKSGMRSLHDETGMASAAMTYEVVLPPRGSVVIGAVLPMAGGPAALTIPSASRNAAAWLTEHQEAAAAGWRDKLNRVTLKVPAAGQHMADTLRSSLAHMLMTREGPSLQPGTRSYRRSWIRDGAMMSEALLRLGQADIAADYLRWYAPYQFDNGKVPCCVDRRGADPVPENDSHGQLIFLAAELYRYTQDKTALADVWPRVDAAARYMETLRQSERGEANRTSERRAFYGLMPASISHEGYSEKPMHSYWDDFWAMRGYKDAVHIAAALGKTDDGQRLALARDEFRRDLYASLDAATVAHGIDYLPGAAELGDFDPTSSTIALTPGGEQQFLPPALLRPTYEKYWDFFLARRDGRKAWEDYTPYELRNVSAFVRLGWRERAAELLDYFYADQRPAKWNQWAEVLGRDMRQPRFVGDMPHGWISSDYIRAALDSFAYEREADQALLLAEGVPVDWLRGEGVGLHGLRTPYGPLSYKLAAAAGTLSLTVDAMQRKPPGGVVFTWPWDTAPGEATLNGKPVPWKNRQIRIDSLPAVLKMNGASL from the coding sequence GTGCTCGACGATTTTTCATCTGTCGACGCGTGGCAGGCGCAGGCCTCCGACGGCGTGCAGTCCACAGCCAGCGCCGCCGATGGCGGTTTGCGGCTTGATTTCGACTTCGCCGGCAAGGGCGGCTACGCCTTCGTGCGCCGCGCGCTGCCGCTGGACCTGCCGGAGAACTACGAAATCTCGTTCTACGTGCGCGCCGACGCGCCGGTGAATCATTTCGAATTCAAAATGACCGACGCCAGCGGCGATAACGTCTGGTGGTTCCCGCAGCAGAACTACAGCTTCCCGAAAGAGTGGCAACTGGTGCGCATCAAGAAGCGCCAGGTGCTGTTTGCGTGGGGGCCGACGAAGGACCGGGACCTCAAACGCGCCGACCGTATCGAGTTTGTGGTCAGCGCAGGCAGTGGTGGTGGCAAAGGGTCTGTCTACGTTAAACAATTGACGATGCGCGCGCTGCCGCGGGTACCGGATACGTGGCCAAAGCCGGTCGCGCAGGCTTCTTCCCACCTGGCCGGCGGAGCGGCCGCGCTGGCGGTCGATGGCGATGCGGGTACCAGGCGGGTTGGCACGAAGAGCAAAAGCGAGCCACAGCGCCTGACGATCGATCTTGGCTCGGAGCGCGAATTCGGCGGCTTGGTGCTGCACTGGCAGGGCCGCCGCTATGCCAGCAACTATGATATCGAACTGTCTTCGGATGGCAGACAATGGCGGTTGGCGCGCCGTGTCGTCGCGGGCAATGGGGGCGACGATCCATTGCGCCTGGCGGAGTCGGAAGCGCGATATATCCGTTTGGTGCTGCGCGACGGTCCGTCGTCGGCGTATGCGCTGGCGGAAGTCGAGCTGAAGGATCTGGCATGGGGGGCGACACCCAACCAGTTTCTCGAAGGCGTGGCGCGCGGCGCCCAGCGGGGATTTTATCCACGGGGCTTCTCCGGCCAGCAGCCTTACTGGACGCTGGTGGGCGTCGATGGCGGCGGCGATCACAGCGCGCTCATTTCCGAGGATGGCGCCCTGGAGGCGAAGCAGGGCGGATATTCCGTGGAACCCTTTGTCCGCGACGGCAACCGGCTAGTGACGTGGGCCGATGTGAAAGTGAGCCAAAGTTTGCAGGATGGCTATCTGCCCGTGCCGTCGGTACTGTGGCGGCATCCGGATTGGACGCTGTCCATCACTGCCGCCGCCGACGGCACGCCGGCTTCATCGCAACTGCTGGCAAAGTACGAGCTGAAAAACTTTGGCGCGACCGCGCGGCGCATGCAGCTGGTTTTGGCGGTGCGGCCGTTCCAGGTCAACGCGCCACGCCAGTTCCTCAATACGCCGGGCGGTTTCAGCGCCATCCACGATCTGCGGTGGGATGGCAAGACGATCACAATCAACGGCGATAGCAAAATCCATCCTTTGCAAGCGCCCGCCGGCGTGGCCTTGTCATCGTTCGATGGCGGCCTGCTGCCTGGCGCCTCTCCTGCGAAATCGGGCATGCGTAGCCTGCATGACGAAACGGGCATGGCCTCGGCGGCGATGACTTATGAGGTGGTGCTGCCCCCGCGCGGAAGCGTTGTGATTGGCGCGGTGCTGCCGATGGCGGGCGGCCCGGCGGCATTGACCATTCCTTCCGCCAGCAGGAACGCCGCCGCATGGTTGACGGAGCATCAGGAAGCGGCGGCGGCAGGGTGGCGCGACAAGCTAAATCGGGTCACACTGAAAGTGCCGGCGGCCGGTCAGCACATGGCCGACACCTTGCGCTCGTCCCTTGCGCACATGCTGATGACGCGGGAGGGACCATCGCTGCAACCCGGCACCCGCTCCTATCGGCGCTCCTGGATACGCGATGGCGCGATGATGTCGGAGGCGCTGCTGCGCCTCGGGCAGGCCGACATCGCGGCCGACTACCTCCGTTGGTATGCGCCATACCAGTTCGACAACGGCAAAGTACCGTGCTGCGTCGACCGTCGCGGCGCCGATCCGGTCCCGGAAAACGATAGTCACGGCCAGTTGATCTTCCTTGCGGCGGAGCTGTATCGCTACACGCAGGACAAGACCGCGCTTGCCGATGTGTGGCCGCGCGTCGATGCCGCCGCGCGCTACATGGAAACCTTGCGCCAGTCCGAACGCGGCGAGGCAAATCGTACGTCGGAGCGTCGCGCGTTCTATGGGTTGATGCCGGCATCCATCAGCCACGAGGGGTATTCGGAAAAGCCGATGCACTCGTACTGGGATGACTTCTGGGCTATGCGGGGCTACAAGGACGCGGTCCATATCGCCGCTGCACTCGGGAAGACCGATGACGGGCAGCGCCTCGCGCTGGCGCGCGACGAGTTTCGGCGCGACCTCTATGCGTCGTTGGACGCGGCAACCGTTGCTCACGGCATTGACTACCTCCCCGGTGCGGCGGAACTGGGCGACTTCGATCCCACGTCGTCGACCATTGCGCTGACGCCCGGCGGCGAGCAGCAGTTCCTGCCGCCTGCTTTGCTGCGGCCCACCTACGAGAAGTACTGGGACTTCTTCCTGGCCCGCCGCGATGGCCGAAAGGCGTGGGAGGACTACACGCCTTATGAACTGCGTAACGTCAGCGCCTTTGTGCGTTTGGGCTGGCGCGAGCGCGCGGCCGAGCTGCTGGATTATTTTTATGCCGACCAGCGTCCAGCAAAGTGGAACCAATGGGCGGAAGTCCTCGGCCGCGACATGCGCCAGCCGCGCTTTGTCGGCGACATGCCGCACGGCTGGATCTCGTCCGACTACATCCGCGCGGCGCTCGACTCGTTCGCCTACGAGCGGGAGGCGGATCAAGCGCTATTGCTGGCAGAAGGCGTGCCGGTGGACTGGCTGCGCGGAGAAGGCGTCGGCCTTCACGGACTGCGCACGCCGTACGGTCCGCTCAGCTACAAGCTGGCTGCCGCCGCCGGCACGCTCTCTTTAACTGTCGATGCCATGCAACGTAAACCTCCCGGCGGCGTGGTTTTCACCTGGCCGTGGGACACGGCGCCCGGCGAGGCCACGCTAAACGGCAAACCGGTGCCATGGAAAAACCGGCAGATCAGGATCGATAGCCTGCCGGCGGTGCTGAAAATGAATGGCGCATCGTTATAA
- a CDS encoding GH1 family beta-glucosidase, translating into MSKSIQFPADFLWGSATSAYQIEGSPLADGAGPSIWQRFCAVPGNVRDGDNGDVACDHYNRYKEDVALMVKLGLKAYRFSVSWSRILPQGRGAVNQAGLDFYSRLIDELLANGIEPMLTLYHWDLPAALDDRGGWLNPDIADWFTDYARVLFQAFDGRVKSWATLNEPWVVTDGGYLHGTLAPGHRSVHEAALASHNLMRAHGSAVKAYREIGRHQIGIVVNIEPKYPASQSQADLDATRRADAYMNRQYLDPIFLGAYPPELKQMFGEAWPDWPAADFELIGQKLDFVGINYYTRSVVRDEPSNWPLKVAPVRQTQATYTETGWEVFPQGLTDTLVNFKRLYGDTPLYVMENGSAFYDPPQAEGGRVHDPLRVDCLRKNMGAISAALEAGVDLRGYMVWSLLDNLEWSLGFSKRFGIIHVNFETQQRTLKDSAMLYADIVASNGACLNQTAGKHHE; encoded by the coding sequence ATGAGTAAATCCATCCAGTTTCCCGCCGACTTTTTGTGGGGGAGCGCGACGTCGGCGTATCAGATCGAAGGTTCGCCGCTGGCCGATGGCGCGGGGCCGAGCATCTGGCAGCGCTTCTGCGCGGTGCCGGGCAATGTGCGCGACGGCGACAACGGCGACGTCGCCTGCGACCATTACAACCGCTACAAGGAGGACGTCGCGCTGATGGTGAAGCTGGGACTGAAAGCCTATCGCTTCAGTGTGTCGTGGAGCCGCATCCTGCCGCAGGGGCGCGGCGCCGTGAATCAGGCCGGCCTGGACTTCTACAGCCGTTTGATCGACGAGCTGCTTGCCAACGGCATCGAGCCGATGCTCACGCTGTACCACTGGGATTTGCCCGCGGCGCTGGACGATCGGGGCGGCTGGCTCAATCCCGACATCGCCGACTGGTTCACCGACTATGCGCGGGTACTGTTCCAGGCCTTCGATGGGCGGGTCAAGTCGTGGGCAACGCTCAACGAGCCTTGGGTGGTCACCGATGGCGGCTACCTGCACGGCACCTTGGCGCCTGGCCATCGCAGCGTGCACGAGGCGGCGCTGGCCAGTCACAACCTGATGCGGGCGCACGGCAGTGCCGTCAAGGCCTATCGGGAAATAGGCAGGCATCAAATCGGCATCGTCGTCAATATCGAACCTAAATATCCGGCCAGCCAGTCGCAGGCCGATCTCGACGCCACGCGCCGCGCGGACGCCTACATGAACCGCCAGTACCTCGATCCGATCTTCCTCGGCGCCTATCCGCCGGAGCTCAAGCAGATGTTCGGCGAGGCTTGGCCTGACTGGCCGGCCGCCGACTTCGAGTTGATCGGCCAGAAGCTGGATTTCGTCGGAATCAACTATTACACCCGCAGCGTGGTGCGCGACGAGCCCTCCAATTGGCCGCTGAAAGTGGCGCCGGTCCGCCAGACCCAGGCCACCTACACGGAGACGGGATGGGAAGTCTTCCCGCAGGGGCTGACCGATACGCTGGTCAACTTCAAACGGCTGTACGGCGACACGCCGCTGTACGTGATGGAGAACGGTTCGGCGTTCTACGATCCGCCGCAGGCCGAGGGTGGTCGGGTGCACGATCCGCTGCGCGTCGATTGCCTGCGCAAGAATATGGGCGCCATCAGCGCCGCGCTGGAAGCGGGCGTCGATTTGCGGGGCTACATGGTATGGTCGCTGCTGGACAATCTGGAGTGGTCGCTGGGCTTCTCCAAGCGCTTCGGCATCATCCACGTTAATTTTGAAACGCAGCAGCGCACATTGAAAGACAGCGCCATGCTGTACGCCGATATCGTCGCCAGTAATGGCGCCTGTCTCAATCAAACAGCCGGAAAGCACCATGAATAA